A single genomic interval of Bradyrhizobium japonicum USDA 6 harbors:
- a CDS encoding protein-L-isoaspartate O-methyltransferase family protein, with protein sequence MSDLAAARARYVELIAKRERISSPRLLEALAGVPREDFLAKGPWRIKSEAARSYRLTPNADPVHLYDNVLVAIDARRKLDTGLPSLWAHFIDLLDVGEKDRVVQIGCGLGYFSAVLSRIVGPRGGVHAIECDGRLAARAANYLRPYRNVEVVHGDGCEEIGEPADVIIVHAGFPHPHPLWLQSLRPRGRLLAPLTQRDREGAALKITRKGRGFEAEAVQQIRIFPGQGRGVTALDDRVADWWQRAAALAPLRFRGIEQGLPSDG encoded by the coding sequence ATGAGCGATCTTGCCGCCGCGCGCGCGCGTTACGTCGAGTTGATTGCCAAGCGAGAGCGGATCTCCTCGCCACGCCTGCTCGAAGCGCTCGCCGGCGTCCCGCGCGAGGATTTTCTGGCCAAGGGACCCTGGCGCATCAAGAGCGAGGCGGCGCGCAGCTATCGGCTGACGCCGAATGCCGATCCCGTTCATCTCTACGACAATGTGCTGGTCGCGATCGATGCGCGCCGCAAGCTCGACACCGGGCTGCCGAGCCTGTGGGCGCACTTCATCGATCTGCTCGACGTCGGGGAGAAGGACCGCGTGGTCCAGATCGGCTGCGGTCTCGGCTATTTTTCGGCGGTGTTGTCGAGGATCGTGGGGCCCAGGGGCGGGGTGCATGCAATCGAATGCGACGGGCGGCTTGCGGCGCGTGCCGCGAACTACCTTCGCCCCTATCGCAATGTCGAGGTCGTGCACGGCGACGGATGTGAGGAGATCGGCGAGCCGGCCGACGTGATCATCGTGCATGCCGGCTTCCCGCACCCGCATCCGCTCTGGCTTCAGTCGCTCCGTCCGCGCGGCCGCCTCCTGGCGCCGCTGACGCAGCGCGATCGCGAGGGCGCCGCCCTCAAGATCACGCGCAAGGGCAGGGGGTTCGAGGCCGAGGCGGTGCAGCAGATCCGGATCTTCCCGGGCCAGGGTCGCGGCGTGACCGCACTCGACGATCGCGTCGCCGACTGGTGGCAGCGCGCCGCCGCGCTGGCGCCACTGCGTTTTCGCGGTATCGAGCAGGGGCTGCCGTCGGATGGCTAA
- a CDS encoding ATP-binding protein: protein MLENEPVTGTEGGLKRWLEGVGLGHYTDLFAQHRLDLDVMGDLTESDLVELGLPLGDRKRLQRAMSALFEAETTEKPDAAARPQVRTEVGAERRQLTTMFCDMVDSTSLSVQFDPEDVRDMIASFRETCVRVVKHYEGFAARFVGDGILVYFGYPTAHEDDAERSVRAGLEIVRVLSTARAIEPRGALSHAPAVRIGIATGLVVVGDLVGQGTEERDSAVGETVNLAARLQGLAPPNGVVISSSTQSLLKGKFDYRNLGVHALKGISEKTQAWHVVRASRAETRFAAAMGGRLTPLVNREEEIALLMGRWQQVKDGDGQVVVKFGEPGIGKSRIIQEIFDRIAGDRHGHVSFQCSPYYTSTAFYPFSEQLKFSLGLDREDPSATSLAGLETAIAAAHGDIEQVTPLFAALLSIPTGDRYPPLDLSPQQQKDATVAALVNHFLGLARDMPLVIALEDLHWIDPTSREVIDLLVDRVQNQPVLVIITARSEFQPSWNAHSHITTLVLNRLSRQLRTTLVERVAGRELPKEVVEEIIVKTDGVPLFLEELTKTVLESNLLTERHGRYVLSGPWRQLAIPATLTDSLMARLDRMGPFKRIAQIGATIGREFSYETLHAVANTPAEQIEAALNHLEEAGLIVRRGHPPGALYSFKHVMIQNAAHDSLLHSERRKLHSRIAQVLAEMYPEKTEREPELLAHHLTESGQSEGAASFWLKAGKQAAKSGANLEAIGHLRRGLSVVQANARMQGADEMELELRIALGNALIAAKGYAVQEVEENYIRALELGQQLDDDEKAFAATRGLWVCHFIRADLSRAHDLSVELLKFAKRERLNERTQPAQQTGYLIEAHRSIAMTMLYRGRFAASQHHLHRCINLYSPDLHSDLMERHGTDPGVVSLSYLGYLLWFLGRPDAARQHSEQAIANAEKIRHPFTLAFALVFGAYLCQHLRDVEGTRDHANRAMIIATEHNFLHWKQQAAILRGWALAQLGEADEGLSQMRFGLDEYEAMDSWLAGCWFRCLLAEAYAKVGMRDAALRALDGALATARRTGDHSYLAEVYRLQGEITMSDGDPASVQEAEDLFTLSLETARKQGALSWELRTAVSLARLSLEAGKREHASLLLLPILGKFSEGFYTPDLKQAMQLLNELGGDVPVREQADAVR from the coding sequence ATGCTGGAGAATGAGCCTGTTACGGGGACGGAAGGCGGGTTGAAGCGCTGGCTCGAAGGCGTCGGTCTTGGACATTACACCGATCTCTTCGCGCAGCACCGCCTCGATCTCGATGTGATGGGGGACCTGACGGAATCCGACCTGGTCGAGCTCGGATTGCCGCTCGGCGATCGCAAGCGGCTTCAGCGCGCGATGTCGGCGCTATTCGAGGCTGAGACCACAGAGAAGCCCGATGCGGCGGCGCGCCCGCAGGTCCGGACGGAAGTCGGTGCCGAACGGCGTCAGCTCACCACCATGTTCTGCGACATGGTGGATTCCACTTCGCTGTCGGTACAGTTCGATCCGGAAGACGTGCGCGACATGATCGCGAGCTTTCGCGAGACCTGTGTCCGCGTGGTGAAGCATTACGAAGGGTTTGCCGCGCGCTTCGTCGGCGACGGTATCCTTGTCTATTTCGGCTATCCGACCGCGCATGAGGACGATGCCGAGCGATCGGTGCGCGCCGGGCTCGAGATCGTGCGGGTGCTGTCGACTGCCCGCGCGATCGAGCCGCGCGGTGCGCTGAGCCACGCCCCCGCGGTCCGCATCGGAATCGCGACCGGCCTCGTCGTGGTCGGCGACCTCGTTGGCCAAGGCACCGAGGAGCGCGACTCCGCGGTCGGAGAAACCGTCAATCTAGCCGCGCGCCTGCAAGGTCTGGCGCCGCCCAACGGCGTCGTGATCTCGTCCTCGACACAGTCGCTGCTGAAGGGCAAGTTCGACTACCGCAATCTCGGTGTCCATGCGCTGAAAGGCATCTCGGAGAAGACGCAGGCCTGGCACGTGGTGCGCGCCTCACGGGCGGAGACGCGCTTCGCCGCAGCCATGGGCGGGCGGTTGACGCCGCTCGTCAACCGCGAGGAGGAGATCGCGCTGCTGATGGGGCGCTGGCAGCAGGTCAAGGACGGCGACGGCCAGGTCGTGGTCAAGTTCGGCGAGCCCGGCATCGGCAAGTCGCGCATCATCCAGGAGATATTCGACCGGATCGCGGGCGACCGCCATGGACACGTCTCGTTCCAGTGCTCGCCCTATTACACTTCCACGGCGTTCTATCCGTTCTCCGAGCAGCTCAAATTCTCGCTCGGCCTCGACCGCGAGGATCCGTCCGCGACATCGCTGGCGGGTCTGGAGACCGCGATCGCCGCCGCCCATGGTGACATCGAGCAGGTCACGCCGCTGTTTGCCGCGCTGCTGTCGATCCCGACCGGAGACCGCTATCCGCCGCTCGACCTGTCGCCGCAGCAGCAGAAGGATGCGACCGTCGCGGCGCTGGTCAATCATTTCCTCGGCCTTGCGCGCGACATGCCGCTGGTGATCGCGCTTGAGGATCTGCACTGGATCGACCCGACCTCCCGCGAGGTGATCGACCTCCTCGTTGACCGCGTGCAAAACCAGCCGGTCCTTGTCATCATCACCGCGCGCTCCGAATTCCAGCCGAGCTGGAACGCGCATTCGCACATCACCACGCTGGTGCTGAACCGCCTGAGCCGGCAGCTGCGCACGACGCTGGTCGAGCGCGTCGCGGGCCGCGAGCTTCCCAAGGAGGTGGTCGAGGAGATCATCGTCAAGACCGACGGCGTGCCGCTGTTCCTGGAAGAGCTGACCAAGACCGTTCTCGAATCCAACCTCCTGACCGAGCGGCACGGGCGCTACGTGCTGTCGGGCCCATGGCGGCAGCTCGCGATCCCGGCGACCCTCACCGACTCGCTGATGGCGCGGCTGGACCGGATGGGGCCGTTCAAGCGCATCGCGCAGATCGGCGCCACCATCGGCCGCGAGTTCTCCTACGAGACGCTGCACGCGGTCGCCAACACGCCGGCGGAGCAGATCGAGGCCGCGCTCAATCATCTGGAGGAGGCCGGGTTGATCGTGCGCCGCGGCCATCCGCCCGGCGCGCTCTATTCCTTCAAGCACGTGATGATCCAGAACGCCGCGCACGACAGCCTGCTGCACAGCGAGCGGCGCAAGCTGCATTCACGGATCGCGCAGGTGCTCGCCGAGATGTATCCGGAGAAGACCGAGCGCGAACCGGAGCTGCTCGCCCATCACCTCACCGAATCCGGCCAGAGCGAGGGCGCCGCCAGCTTCTGGCTCAAGGCCGGCAAGCAGGCGGCCAAGAGCGGCGCCAATCTGGAGGCGATCGGGCATTTGCGCCGGGGCTTGAGCGTCGTGCAGGCCAATGCACGCATGCAGGGCGCCGACGAGATGGAGCTGGAGCTGCGCATCGCGCTCGGCAACGCATTGATTGCCGCCAAGGGCTACGCCGTGCAGGAGGTCGAGGAGAACTACATCCGCGCGCTCGAGCTCGGTCAGCAGCTCGACGACGACGAGAAGGCCTTCGCCGCCACGCGCGGGCTCTGGGTCTGCCATTTCATCCGTGCCGATCTCAGCCGCGCGCACGATCTCAGCGTCGAGCTGCTGAAATTCGCCAAGCGCGAGCGGCTGAACGAGCGCACGCAGCCGGCGCAGCAGACCGGATATCTGATCGAGGCGCACCGCTCGATCGCGATGACGATGCTCTATCGCGGCCGTTTTGCCGCCTCCCAGCACCATCTGCACCGCTGCATCAACCTCTACAGTCCCGATCTGCACTCCGATCTGATGGAGCGGCACGGTACCGATCCCGGCGTCGTTTCGCTGTCCTATCTCGGCTATCTCCTCTGGTTCCTCGGCCGGCCCGACGCGGCGCGCCAGCACAGCGAGCAGGCGATCGCGAATGCCGAGAAGATCCGCCATCCCTTCACGCTCGCCTTCGCGCTCGTGTTCGGCGCCTATCTGTGCCAGCATTTGCGCGACGTCGAGGGCACGCGCGACCACGCCAACCGCGCCATGATCATCGCCACCGAGCACAATTTCCTGCACTGGAAGCAGCAGGCGGCGATCCTGCGCGGCTGGGCGCTGGCCCAGCTCGGCGAGGCCGACGAAGGTCTCAGCCAGATGCGCTTCGGCCTCGACGAATACGAGGCGATGGATTCCTGGCTCGCAGGCTGCTGGTTCCGCTGCCTGCTTGCGGAAGCCTATGCCAAGGTCGGGATGCGCGATGCCGCCTTGCGCGCGCTGGACGGCGCGCTCGCGACCGCCAGACGGACCGGCGATCACTCCTATCTCGCCGAGGTCTATCGCCTGCAGGGCGAGATCACGATGTCGGACGGTGATCCGGCATCGGTGCAGGAGGCCGAGGACCTGTTCACCCTGTCGCTGGAGACCGCGCGCAAGCAGGGCGCGCTGTCATGGGAGCTTCGGACCGCCGTCAGCCTTGCGCGGCTGTCGCTCGAAGCCGGCAAGCGCGAGCACGCGAGCCTCCTGCTTTTGCCGATCCTCGGCAAGTTCAGCGAGGGCTTTTACACCCCGGACCTGAAGCAGGCGATGCAGCTCCTCAACGAGCTCGGCGGAGACGTGCCCGTCCGTGAACAGGCCGATGCGGTGAGATGA
- a CDS encoding DUF6492 family protein, with amino-acid sequence MHSVALLTASYAKDIERFSLLSESIDTWLSGYTRHYVLVNDEDVPLFARFASEKRVIVPASNYLPKWLWALPPALRFLSKRRVWLSLLSSPVHGWHIQQILKIAGVLNAPEQRVCILDSDNLFFREFDVGQYAGAEKTPLFVTPKDIGADHPLHGLWLRTVDQLLGIEERSFPADDYVGNALVWDRDTARAMTAAIKAATGLNWVLALCRKKKFSEYLMYGHFVANSPAHLAAHRVTEDSIAVSHWDDTPLDRPAIEAMMRAASPEQVALCIQSYSSTSVDDIRDVFRLSSRDRRSPSLSPEDMGDAVEFEVPAKTR; translated from the coding sequence ATGCATTCCGTTGCCCTGCTGACCGCCAGCTACGCCAAGGATATCGAACGCTTTTCGTTGCTCAGCGAGAGCATCGACACCTGGCTGTCGGGATACACGCGGCATTATGTTCTCGTTAACGATGAGGACGTCCCGCTGTTCGCGCGGTTCGCATCCGAAAAGCGCGTCATCGTTCCGGCCTCGAATTATCTGCCGAAATGGCTCTGGGCGCTGCCGCCGGCGCTTCGGTTCCTCAGCAAGCGCCGGGTCTGGCTGTCGCTGCTGTCGTCGCCCGTGCATGGTTGGCACATCCAGCAGATCCTCAAGATCGCCGGTGTCCTCAACGCGCCGGAGCAGCGCGTCTGCATTCTGGACTCGGACAATCTGTTCTTCCGTGAATTCGACGTCGGCCAATATGCCGGCGCTGAGAAGACGCCGCTGTTCGTCACCCCGAAGGACATCGGCGCTGACCACCCGTTGCACGGGTTGTGGCTGCGCACTGTCGATCAGCTTCTCGGTATCGAGGAGCGCTCGTTCCCGGCGGACGACTATGTCGGCAACGCACTTGTCTGGGATAGGGACACCGCGCGCGCGATGACCGCTGCCATCAAGGCGGCGACGGGGTTGAACTGGGTTCTGGCGTTGTGCCGGAAGAAGAAGTTCTCGGAGTATCTGATGTACGGGCACTTCGTTGCGAACTCGCCCGCGCATCTGGCCGCCCATCGGGTCACCGAAGACAGCATCGCGGTCTCGCATTGGGACGACACGCCCCTCGACCGCCCGGCCATCGAAGCGATGATGCGCGCGGCCTCGCCCGAACAGGTCGCGCTCTGCATCCAGTCCTATTCGTCGACCTCGGTCGACGACATCCGCGACGTGTTCCGCCTCAGCTCGCGTGACCGACGCAGCCCGAGCCTGTCTCCTGAAGATATGGGTGATGCGGTCGAGTTCGAAGTGCCGGCGAAGACGCGCTAA